The Lycium barbarum isolate Lr01 chromosome 10, ASM1917538v2, whole genome shotgun sequence genome includes a region encoding these proteins:
- the LOC132616031 gene encoding protein NUCLEAR FUSION DEFECTIVE 4-like: MVSARIGDTGLANMTNLPVRVLMSRWFMVFGTILILSAAGATYMFSLYSGDIKSSLGYDQTTLNILSFFKDLGSNVGVLSGLINEISPPWVVLSIGAVLNFFGYFMIWMAVTKKTSTPKVWLMCLYMCIGGNSQSFANTGALVTCVKNFPESRGAILGLLKGFVGLSGAILTQIYHAIYGNDSKSLILLIGWLPAVISFVFLRTIRIMKVVRIAHELKVFYRFLYLSLGLAGYLMVIIILQKKLDFTRVEYVLSAVLVLFLLFLPLGLVIKEEIDSWKVKKQALDSISEVKVVTEKPKYEAPQLPPLSAATTAVFEKQALDSVPEVQVETEKSKGDQATQLPLSSAVTSTVVDSKDPEVSCWKTVFRPPDRGEDFTILQALFSLDMLILFLATICGIGGTLTAIDNLGQIGTSLGYPKKSISTFVSLVSIWNYLGRVVAGFLSEHFLKKYKFPRTLALTITLIISCIGHILIAFNVPGGLYVASIIIGFCFGAQWPLLFAIISELFGLKYYSTLYNFGSVASPIGSYLLNVRVAGHLYDKEAEKQLKALGRERMKGEDLNCDGVECFKLAFIIITAVTIFGAFVSIILVIRTRKFYKSDIYKKFREQAKAAEMEMAVAQDGTKG, from the coding sequence ATGGTGTCAGCCAGAATTGGCGACACTGGTCTGGCCAACATGACGAACCTACCTGTACGGGTCCTCATGAGCCGATGGTTTATGGTGTTTGGCACCATCTTGATTCTGTCGGCGGCCGGTGCCACCTACATGTTTAGCCTATATTCCGGTGACATAAAATCATCTCTTGGCTATGACCAAACCACCCTCAATATACTAAGTTTCTTCAAAGACTTAGGATCCAATGTTGGTGTCTTATCAGGTCTAATTAATGAAATTTCACCACCATGGGTAGTCCTTTCAATTGGGGCCGTTCTTAATTTCTTTGGCTATTTCATGATATGGATGGCCGTGACCAAAAAAACGTCCACACCTAAAGTTTGGCTAATGTGTTTGTACATGTGTATTGGTGGAAATTCACAATCTTTTGCTAATACTGGAGCACTTGTGACATGTGTCAAGAATTTTCCAGAGTCTCGTGGTGCTATTCTTGGACTTCTCAAGGGTTTTGTTGGTCTAAGTGGTGCAATTTTGACTCAAATTTATCATGCAATTTATGGTAATGATTCTAAGTCTTTAATCTTGCTtattggttggcttcctgctgttatttcctttgttttcttacGTACAATTAGGATCATGAAAGTGGTTAGAATTGCACATGAGCTCAAAGTGTTCTATAGATTTTTGTATTTGTCACTTGGCCTGGCTGGATATCTCATGGTGATTATCATACTTCAAAAGAAATTGGATTTTACAAGGGTCGAGTATGTTTTGAGTGCAGTGCTTGTTCTTTTCTTGCTTTTCTTACCACTTGGTTTAGTAATAAAGGAAGAAATTGATTCATGGAAAGTTAAGAAACAAGCCTTGGATAGTATTTCCGAAGTGAAAGTAGTCACTGAGAAACCAAAATATGAGGCTCCTCAGCTACCACCATTATCAGCTGCCACCACTGCTGTTTTCGAGAAACAAGCCTTGGATAGTGTTCCCGAGGTGCAAGTAGAAACCGAGAAGTCAAAAGGTGATCAGGCTACTCAGCTACCATTATCGTCAGCTGTCACCAGTACTGTTGTTGACTCGAAAGATCCTGAAGTTTCTTGCTGGAAGACAGTTTTTCGGCCACCGGACCGAGGCGAAGACTTCACTATACTTCAAGCCCTCTTCAGTCTTGACATGTTAATCCTTTTTCTTGCTACAATTTGTGGAATTGGAGGGACTTTAACAGCTATTGACAACTTGGGACAAATTGGAACATCACTTGGCTACCCAAAAAAGAGTATTAGCACATTTGTGTCCCTAGTGAGCATATGGAATTATTTAGGAAGAGTTGTGGCCGGTTTCCTATCTGAACATTTCTTGAAAAAATACAAATTTCCAAGAACCTTAGCCCTAACCATAACACTAATAATTTCTTGCATAGGCCACATTCTCATTGCATTTAATGTTCCTGGTGGACTCTATGTTGCATCCATAATTATTGGATTTTGCTTTGGGGCTCAATGGCCACTACTTTTTGCAATAATTTCTGAACTTTTTGGACTAAAGTACTACTCAACTTTGTACAATTTTGGGTCAGTGGCAAGTCCAATTGGTTCATATTTGCTTAATGTGAGAGTGGCTGGTCATTTATATGATAAAGAAGCAGAGAAACAATTGAAGGCATTGGGAAGGGAGAGAATGAAAGGGGAAGACTTGAATTGTGATGGAGTTGAGTGTTTTAAATTggcttttattattattacagcAGTTACTATTTTTGGAGCTTTTGTTTCTATTATTTTGGTGATTAGGACAAGGAAGTTTTATAAGAGTGATATTTATAAGAAATTCAGAGAACAAGCTAAGGCTGCTGAGATGGAAATGGCAGTAGCACAAGATGGTACTAAGGGATAG
- the LOC132616032 gene encoding glycine-rich RNA-binding protein RZ1C-like isoform X1: protein MSGKDQDYRIFVGGLAWDVTERQLEGAFGRFGKIIDCQVMLERDTGRPRGFGFLTFADRDAMEDAIREMDGREIGDKAISVNKAKPKMGGEDSDHGYAGSYLSRGRGSYGGGDRGSYGGGDRGGDRGSYGGGDRGGDRGSYGGGDRGGDRSAGQDNCFRCGRPGHWARDCQLEGGGRSERAVSPPPRSRYGGGSARGDRYGSDNRYTDDQYDRGHYADRERYVSRDDRYGSRDRFANDRHPPGGGDRFAGNRYGVSDRYAQNGSGKERGFDRDVGPRGGDRYAGGGPARYEGRSVRDRAGPYDRPPRGGGRPPAFDRY from the exons ATGTCAGGAAAGGATCAAGATTATCGTATATTTGTGGGAGGGTTAGCATGGGATGTTACTGAACGTCAACTTGAGGGGGCTTTTGGTCGTTTTGGTAAAATTATTGATTGTCag GTTATGCTGGAAAGAGATACAGGCCGTCCTCGTGGATTTGGGTTTTTAACATTTGCAGACCGTGACGCCATGGAAGATGCAATCAGAGAAATGGATGGTAGGGAGATTGGTGATAAAGCGATCTCTGTGAACAAGGCCAAACCAAAGATGGGTGGTGAGGATTCTGACCATGGCTATGCTGGCAGTTACTTATCACGTGGCAGGGGTAGCTACGGAGGCGGTGACAGGGGTAGTTATGGTGGCGGTGACAGGGGCGGCGACCGGGGTAGTTATGGTGGCGGCGATAGGGGTGGCGACAGGGGTAGTTATGGTGGTGGCGACAGGGGCGGTGACAGGTCAGCAGGGCAAGACAATTGCTTCAGGTGTGGCCGCCCAGGCCATTGGGCTAGAGACTGTCAACTAGAAGGTGGTGGCCGTAGTGAACGTGCAGTATCCCCCCCTCCTCGATCAAGGTATGGTGGAGGTAGTGCACGTGGGGACCGTTATGGTAGTGACAATCGGTACACGGATGATCAATACGATAGAGGCCATTATGCTGATAGGGAGCGCTATGTTAGCAGAGATGATAGATATGGAAGCCGTGATCGGTTTGCCAATGACAG GCACCCTCCTGGTGGTGGTGATCGTTTTGCGGGCAACAGGTATGGGGTTTCTGACCGGTACGCGCAGAATGGTTCTGGCAAAGAGAGGGGTTTCGACAGGGATGTAGGCCCACGAGGTGGCGACAGGTACGCGGGTGGAGGACCAGCACGTTACGAGGGAAGAAGTGTCAGAGACAGAGCGGGACCATATGATCGCCCTCCTAGGGGAGGAGGACGTCCACCCGCCTTTGATCGTTATTGA
- the LOC132616032 gene encoding glycine-rich RNA-binding protein RZ1C-like isoform X2, with the protein MLERDTGRPRGFGFLTFADRDAMEDAIREMDGREIGDKAISVNKAKPKMGGEDSDHGYAGSYLSRGRGSYGGGDRGSYGGGDRGGDRGSYGGGDRGGDRGSYGGGDRGGDRSAGQDNCFRCGRPGHWARDCQLEGGGRSERAVSPPPRSRYGGGSARGDRYGSDNRYTDDQYDRGHYADRERYVSRDDRYGSRDRFANDRHPPGGGDRFAGNRYGVSDRYAQNGSGKERGFDRDVGPRGGDRYAGGGPARYEGRSVRDRAGPYDRPPRGGGRPPAFDRY; encoded by the exons ATGCTGGAAAGAGATACAGGCCGTCCTCGTGGATTTGGGTTTTTAACATTTGCAGACCGTGACGCCATGGAAGATGCAATCAGAGAAATGGATGGTAGGGAGATTGGTGATAAAGCGATCTCTGTGAACAAGGCCAAACCAAAGATGGGTGGTGAGGATTCTGACCATGGCTATGCTGGCAGTTACTTATCACGTGGCAGGGGTAGCTACGGAGGCGGTGACAGGGGTAGTTATGGTGGCGGTGACAGGGGCGGCGACCGGGGTAGTTATGGTGGCGGCGATAGGGGTGGCGACAGGGGTAGTTATGGTGGTGGCGACAGGGGCGGTGACAGGTCAGCAGGGCAAGACAATTGCTTCAGGTGTGGCCGCCCAGGCCATTGGGCTAGAGACTGTCAACTAGAAGGTGGTGGCCGTAGTGAACGTGCAGTATCCCCCCCTCCTCGATCAAGGTATGGTGGAGGTAGTGCACGTGGGGACCGTTATGGTAGTGACAATCGGTACACGGATGATCAATACGATAGAGGCCATTATGCTGATAGGGAGCGCTATGTTAGCAGAGATGATAGATATGGAAGCCGTGATCGGTTTGCCAATGACAG GCACCCTCCTGGTGGTGGTGATCGTTTTGCGGGCAACAGGTATGGGGTTTCTGACCGGTACGCGCAGAATGGTTCTGGCAAAGAGAGGGGTTTCGACAGGGATGTAGGCCCACGAGGTGGCGACAGGTACGCGGGTGGAGGACCAGCACGTTACGAGGGAAGAAGTGTCAGAGACAGAGCGGGACCATATGATCGCCCTCCTAGGGGAGGAGGACGTCCACCCGCCTTTGATCGTTATTGA